From Haloarcula sp. CBA1127, a single genomic window includes:
- the bluB gene encoding 5,6-dimethylbenzimidazole synthase, with protein MTEFGPRDREAVYKSIYSRRDIRQFAGDPVPEEVLGRILDAAHNAPSVGFSQPWDFVVIEDEQTKSAVAAIAERAIAAAREGYEEPRKSDFGQLKLEGITDAPVNICVTCDPTRDAPHVLGRNTMQRMDVYSTCLAVQNLWLAARAEGIGVGWVSFLYPHELRNVLNIPHHVQPVAYLCVGYPEDGFPSEPVLQQEGWRSRIDRAELVHHDEWDPSRTPETQS; from the coding sequence ATGACTGAGTTCGGCCCCCGCGACCGCGAAGCAGTGTACAAATCCATCTATTCGCGACGGGACATCAGACAGTTTGCTGGCGACCCAGTTCCCGAAGAGGTGTTGGGACGAATCTTAGATGCCGCCCACAACGCGCCCAGCGTCGGGTTCTCGCAACCGTGGGATTTCGTCGTGATCGAGGACGAGCAGACGAAATCAGCGGTCGCAGCGATTGCCGAACGGGCGATAGCCGCCGCACGCGAAGGCTACGAGGAGCCGCGCAAATCAGATTTCGGCCAATTGAAACTGGAGGGGATAACCGATGCGCCGGTGAATATCTGTGTTACCTGTGACCCCACTCGTGATGCGCCACACGTTCTCGGCCGGAACACGATGCAGCGAATGGACGTTTATTCGACGTGCCTTGCCGTCCAAAACCTCTGGCTCGCCGCCCGTGCCGAGGGTATCGGTGTCGGCTGGGTCTCGTTTCTGTATCCCCACGAACTCCGTAATGTGTTAAATATCCCACACCACGTCCAACCCGTAGCCTACCTCTGTGTCGGCTATCCCGAAGACGGCTTCCCTTCCGAACCGGTACTACAACAGGAAGGCTGGCGCAGTCGTATCGACAGAGCGGAACTGGTCCACCACGATGAGTGGGACCCCAGTCGGACACCCGAAACGCAGTCATAA
- a CDS encoding response regulator, with amino-acid sequence MTIITLRPRQETRQAVTAGDDDTPTVLIVEDEQHLADLYTDYLSDQYHVQTAYSGEEGLELLSPDIDVVLLDRRMPVVSGNEVLAQIEEKGLRCRVAMVTAIDPDFDIIEMRVDDYLVKPVTRDDLQEVVDRLYKIREYNDRLRTLTSKKLKRNVLRVEKTDRELQDSDRYQELQDEIERISSNVESLADELDVEKDDLQL; translated from the coding sequence ATGACAATTATTACGCTTCGGCCGAGACAAGAAACGAGACAAGCCGTGACAGCAGGGGATGACGACACACCGACCGTTCTGATAGTTGAAGACGAGCAACATCTGGCCGATCTGTACACCGATTATTTATCCGACCAGTATCACGTCCAGACGGCCTACAGCGGCGAGGAAGGACTGGAACTGCTGTCGCCCGACATCGACGTGGTGCTGCTCGACCGCCGGATGCCGGTCGTCTCCGGCAACGAAGTGCTCGCACAGATCGAGGAGAAGGGCCTTCGATGCCGCGTCGCGATGGTCACCGCCATCGACCCCGACTTCGACATCATCGAAATGCGCGTCGACGACTACCTCGTCAAACCCGTCACTCGCGACGACCTTCAGGAGGTCGTCGACCGATTGTACAAGATCCGGGAGTACAACGACAGACTCCGGACACTCACGTCGAAAAAGCTCAAGCGCAACGTCCTCCGCGTCGAGAAGACCGACCGGGAGCTACAGGACAGCGACCGGTATCAGGAACTCCAGGACGAGATCGAGCGTATCTCGTCGAACGTCGAGTCGCTCGCGGACGAACTCGACGTAGAGAAAGACGACCTCCAGTTGTAA
- a CDS encoding helicase HerA domain-containing protein produces the protein MAETEQITVATTSAGPGGTGEPGETVNLPVVELLTGRGFITGKSGSGKSNTASVIAEKLLDNGFGLLIVDIDGEYYGLKEEYEILHVGGDEECDIQVTEDHAGKIASLALEQNVPIILDISSFLDEAEAETLLTEVAKQLFAKAKKQKQPFLMLVEECHEWMPEKGSMGEVGKMLIKIGKRGRKHGLGIVGISQRPADVKKDYITQCDWLVWHRLTWNNDTKVVGRILDNKYADAVEDLDDGEAFMMNDWAEQVSRVQFHRKQTFDAGATPGLDDFERPELKSVSDDLVSELETISEDQQETENRIKELREELDKKNSRIAELEAELQDARDLSRMAEQFTEAMLDQAEDYNPGRTEQEKMRRQRERFADQSSSDSDADADSEADADDPRDEQPPEPDETADATSGGGFGDAFSAFAEDGAAMNGGSASGSADANGSSPDVEPESDASSVDAEPASNGHAENGAVATNGASPDNSAAAVPANGQAETDTAETDDEDLRAAIAEAVEAEQSDGATEAAEDEMSSDADGPAVYADLRADIEELDRKTCRMLAYYREQGPGTPLNAHFSAGGSGDRTAAYARNRELRLRGLVEHVGRGKYDTRLAALVQEESNRRLDDDEVESVVSRLESAFLDGDSE, from the coding sequence ATGGCAGAGACCGAACAGATAACTGTCGCGACGACGAGCGCGGGGCCGGGTGGGACCGGAGAGCCGGGAGAGACTGTCAATCTCCCGGTGGTGGAACTGCTGACTGGTCGGGGGTTTATTACCGGCAAGAGCGGGTCTGGGAAATCGAACACGGCGAGCGTTATCGCCGAGAAGCTGCTGGACAACGGGTTCGGACTGCTTATCGTCGATATCGACGGCGAGTACTACGGTCTAAAAGAGGAGTACGAGATACTCCACGTCGGTGGCGATGAGGAGTGTGACATTCAGGTCACGGAGGACCATGCCGGCAAGATCGCTTCGCTGGCGCTGGAGCAGAACGTCCCCATCATTCTCGACATCTCGTCGTTCCTTGACGAGGCGGAAGCAGAGACGCTCCTGACCGAGGTCGCCAAGCAACTGTTCGCGAAGGCGAAAAAACAGAAACAGCCCTTCCTGATGCTCGTCGAGGAGTGCCACGAGTGGATGCCGGAGAAGGGGTCGATGGGCGAGGTCGGGAAGATGCTCATCAAGATCGGGAAACGCGGCCGGAAACACGGGCTTGGCATCGTCGGCATCAGCCAGCGCCCGGCCGACGTAAAGAAGGACTACATCACCCAGTGTGACTGGCTGGTCTGGCATCGCCTGACCTGGAACAACGACACGAAAGTCGTCGGGCGCATTCTCGACAACAAGTACGCTGACGCCGTCGAAGACCTGGACGACGGCGAGGCGTTCATGATGAACGACTGGGCCGAGCAGGTCAGCCGGGTCCAGTTCCACCGCAAGCAGACGTTCGACGCCGGCGCGACGCCGGGCCTCGACGATTTCGAGCGCCCGGAACTCAAGTCCGTCAGCGACGACCTCGTCTCCGAACTGGAGACCATCAGCGAGGACCAGCAAGAGACGGAGAACCGAATCAAGGAACTTCGCGAGGAACTGGACAAGAAGAACTCCCGCATCGCTGAACTGGAGGCGGAACTGCAGGACGCTCGGGACCTCTCTCGGATGGCCGAGCAGTTCACCGAAGCGATGCTGGATCAGGCCGAGGACTACAACCCCGGTCGGACAGAACAGGAGAAGATGCGCCGCCAGCGCGAACGGTTCGCCGATCAATCTTCGTCGGACAGCGACGCAGATGCCGACAGTGAGGCGGACGCCGACGATCCCCGCGACGAACAGCCCCCGGAACCGGACGAGACCGCTGATGCCACGTCCGGCGGCGGGTTCGGCGACGCGTTCAGCGCCTTTGCCGAGGACGGAGCTGCGATGAACGGCGGCAGCGCCAGTGGCAGCGCAGACGCGAATGGTAGCAGCCCGGACGTTGAACCTGAGTCGGATGCCAGCAGTGTGGACGCCGAACCGGCGTCGAACGGTCACGCTGAGAACGGTGCTGTGGCGACGAACGGGGCCAGCCCAGACAACAGTGCGGCGGCCGTGCCAGCCAACGGCCAGGCTGAGACAGACACTGCTGAGACTGATGACGAAGATCTGAGAGCGGCTATCGCCGAGGCTGTCGAAGCTGAGCAGTCGGACGGGGCAACTGAAGCCGCCGAAGACGAGATGTCGTCCGATGCTGATGGCCCCGCTGTCTACGCCGACCTTCGAGCCGACATCGAAGAACTGGACCGAAAGACCTGCCGGATGCTCGCGTACTACCGCGAGCAGGGTCCCGGGACGCCGCTGAACGCCCATTTCTCGGCCGGTGGCTCCGGCGACCGGACGGCGGCTTACGCGCGAAACAGGGAGCTCCGGCTCCGCGGCCTGGTCGAACACGTCGGCCGTGGAAAGTACGACACGCGGCTGGCGGCGCTGGTTCAGGAGGAGAGCAACCGCCGACTCGACGACGACGAGGTCGAGTCAGTTGTCTCCCGACTCGAATCGGCGTTTCTGGACGGGGACAGCGAGTAA
- the tpiA gene encoding triose-phosphate isomerase yields MFVLVNLKAYPCDPVEVATAAADVSDDSGVRVAVAPQAAQISAVAETGVETWAQHVSAVEHGSHTGSTLAEAAADAGAVGTLLNHSENRLKLADIDGALDAADRADLETIVCANNPAQIGAAAALDPDGVAVEPPELIGTGTPVSKADPDIVTGAVDAAARVNGDVDVLCGAGISTGEDLVSASDLGASGVLLASGVAKADDPRAALEDLVEPLL; encoded by the coding sequence ATGTTCGTCCTTGTCAATCTGAAGGCGTACCCGTGTGATCCAGTGGAAGTAGCGACCGCCGCTGCTGACGTGAGCGACGACTCCGGCGTTCGTGTCGCCGTCGCGCCACAGGCCGCACAGATCAGCGCTGTGGCGGAGACCGGCGTCGAGACGTGGGCCCAGCACGTCAGCGCCGTCGAGCACGGCAGTCACACCGGCAGTACCCTCGCCGAGGCCGCTGCGGACGCCGGTGCCGTCGGGACGCTGCTGAACCACTCCGAGAACCGACTCAAGCTCGCGGACATCGACGGTGCGCTTGACGCCGCTGACCGCGCAGACCTCGAAACGATCGTCTGTGCGAACAACCCCGCACAGATCGGCGCTGCCGCCGCGCTCGACCCCGACGGCGTCGCCGTCGAGCCGCCGGAACTCATTGGGACCGGGACACCCGTCAGCAAGGCTGACCCAGATATCGTGACCGGCGCAGTCGACGCCGCCGCTCGCGTTAACGGCGACGTGGACGTGCTCTGTGGTGCTGGCATCTCGACCGGCGAAGACCTCGTCTCGGCGAGCGACCTCGGCGCGAGCGGCGTCCTGCTGGCCAGCGGCGTTGCGAAGGCTGACGACCCGCGCGCGGCGCTCGAAGACCTCGTCGAACCGCTGCTGTAA
- the dinB gene encoding DNA polymerase IV: MDAARLPGTSGPEQIVAHVDMDCFYAACEQRREPALRDEPLVVGMGYENGATHGAVATASYEAREYGVESAMAISEALERLPRKVKAVEDPDLDVEDAGLYRPVDMDFYESVAADVRDILHTEADVVREVSIDEAYLDVTERVSWETVESWARDLKDTIESAVGVVASVGVAPTMSAAKVASDRDKPDGLVIVEPGAVRDFFADLPVEDVHGVGPVTARELAALDIETAGDLAAADPELLAERFGERGREIRRYARGEDERSVTPKGDPKSLSRESAFTDETTDIEAKCRQVRTLADAVADRAERKGARYQTIGIKVVTPPFDVNTRARSLPGPVEEPELVRRIALDLLGEFVDDPVRKVGVRVSNLDFSAGEQANLDGFGGDNGSEEASGSSRTNSTPAAADELDDDGQVGLGTFVANDRDTEAAEDTAGEGTDASETHISLPPGQTTLADF; encoded by the coding sequence ATGGACGCTGCGCGGCTCCCCGGGACCAGCGGCCCCGAGCAGATAGTCGCGCACGTCGACATGGACTGTTTCTACGCCGCCTGCGAACAGCGTCGGGAGCCGGCACTCAGAGATGAGCCGCTCGTCGTGGGGATGGGCTACGAGAATGGCGCGACCCACGGGGCCGTGGCGACAGCGAGCTACGAGGCCCGAGAGTACGGTGTCGAATCAGCGATGGCTATCTCCGAGGCACTGGAACGCCTTCCACGCAAGGTCAAGGCCGTCGAGGACCCGGACCTCGATGTCGAAGACGCCGGCCTCTACCGCCCAGTCGACATGGATTTCTACGAGTCCGTCGCTGCGGATGTCCGGGACATCCTCCACACGGAAGCGGACGTCGTCCGCGAGGTGAGCATCGACGAGGCGTATCTGGATGTAACTGAGCGGGTCTCGTGGGAGACTGTCGAGTCGTGGGCAAGAGATCTGAAAGACACAATCGAATCAGCGGTCGGCGTGGTCGCGAGCGTCGGTGTCGCGCCGACGATGAGCGCCGCGAAGGTGGCTAGCGACCGCGACAAGCCGGACGGGCTGGTCATCGTTGAACCGGGGGCCGTCCGGGACTTCTTCGCCGATCTGCCCGTCGAGGACGTCCACGGCGTCGGTCCGGTCACCGCCAGAGAACTCGCCGCACTCGATATCGAAACGGCGGGGGACCTCGCGGCCGCTGACCCGGAACTGTTGGCCGAACGCTTCGGCGAGCGCGGTCGTGAAATACGCCGTTACGCCCGCGGCGAGGACGAGCGCTCGGTGACGCCGAAAGGCGACCCCAAGAGCCTCTCGCGGGAGTCCGCGTTCACTGACGAGACGACCGATATAGAAGCCAAGTGTCGACAGGTCCGCACCCTCGCCGATGCCGTCGCTGACCGCGCCGAACGAAAAGGCGCGCGCTACCAGACCATCGGCATCAAGGTCGTGACGCCGCCGTTCGATGTGAATACGCGGGCCCGGTCGCTCCCCGGTCCAGTTGAAGAACCCGAACTGGTCAGACGCATCGCGCTGGACCTGCTCGGCGAGTTCGTTGACGACCCGGTTCGGAAGGTCGGCGTCCGTGTTTCGAACCTGGACTTCTCTGCCGGCGAACAGGCCAATCTGGACGGGTTCGGCGGCGACAATGGTTCTGAGGAGGCGTCCGGTAGTTCCCGCACCAACAGTACCCCAGCGGCGGCCGACGAGTTAGACGACGACGGGCAGGTCGGACTCGGGACGTTCGTTGCGAACGACAGGGATACTGAGGCTGCCGAAGACACGGCGGGCGAGGGAACAGACGCCAGCGAGACGCATATCTCACTCCCGCCCGGTCAGACCACGCTCGCAGATTTCTAG